GAGCATCTGCTGGCTGCCGCTGGCGATCCTCTGGTTCGGCCTGAGTGAACGGGCCATGCTTTTCGTCGTCGTCATGGGCGCCTTGTTGTCGATCACCATCTCCACCGACAGCGGAGTCAAAAATATCCCGGCAATTTTCGTGAAAGCCGGCCAAAACATGGGCGCCAAAGGGTTGACGATGCTCACTACCATTCTGTTGCCGGCTGCCCTGCCGGCTATCGTCACCGGCCTGAAACAAGGCTGGTCCTTCGCATGGCGTTCCCTGATGGCCGGAGAACTGCTCTATGTCAGCACGGGCCTGGGGCAGCTGTTGATGATGGGGCGGGAATTGAATGATATGAACCGGGTCATCGCCGTGATGTTGATCCTGATCGTTTTGGGGTTATTATTCGATCGCCTGCTCTTTGCTAGGCTGGAACGGAGCATCCGCAGGCGTTGGGGGCTGGAGACCGCCTGACGACTTACAGTGTTGCAGCCAATCCAGTCGCCGGTCCGGTCGCGGCGGACTCCGCACTCTGGCGGAGTCCGCCGCGACCATTGCCCTGGGGTGCGCGACCATTGCCCTGGGGTGCGCGACCATTGCCCTGGGGTGCGCGACCATTGCCCTGGGGTGCGCGACCATTGCCCTGGGGTGCGCGACCATTGCCCGACCATTGCCCTGGGGTGCGCGACCATTGCCCTGGGGTGCGCGACCATTGCCCTGGGGTGCGCGACCATTGCCCTGGGGTGCGCGACCATTGCCCGGTTAAGGGCAGCTGTTGCGGCGAATGAAGCAACCGCTCCGTTGGCCTTCCGCAACTTTGCTCCGGAGTAGCGGCCAATAATCAGCCTATTTTCAAGGTGTCAAAGACAGTCCAGTAAAGGGTACGCTCAGTCGAACTGGACGCGTAAGAAAAAACATTTCTTTCCCGCGAAAGCCTCCCCGCCTGAAAAAGGGAAAATCCGAAAATGTCAAGTACCTGCCGTCCATCCGGGACATACTATCCGCATGGCGTATATTCTGACAACGATTTTCCTCTGGACCGTCTTTTTTTTGGTGATTCCGGGCCGCGACTGGCGCAACTATTATCCGGTCGTTCTCTTCTCGGCAT
This Hydrogenispora ethanolica DNA region includes the following protein-coding sequences:
- a CDS encoding ABC transporter permease is translated as MKKLTRRLLFYLGFIFLWQLLCQAKIWPEYMVPSPRGVLASFLDGLADHSFFIGTLVSLKRIAIGYGISIILGMGLGFAIGRSQILEDTVGSLVVGLQTLPSICWLPLAILWFGLSERAMLFVVVMGALLSITISTDSGVKNIPAIFVKAGQNMGAKGLTMLTTILLPAALPAIVTGLKQGWSFAWRSLMAGELLYVSTGLGQLLMMGRELNDMNRVIAVMLILIVLGLLFDRLLFARLERSIRRRWGLETA